The Paenibacillus sp. FSL H7-0357 nucleotide sequence CTCTTTATTTAAAGTTGTATCCGCTAAAGTGAACTCTGATTGGATATTGTGGAACAAGCCCAATAATAGCTCAGCTCTATTGCCGAAGCAATTTGCTTATCTAAGGTTTTGGGAGGATTATTATAATGATGAATTAGAGGCTTTGAGTATATTTAACTTGGTTAAGGAGCAGCTATTTCAAGAAGAATTAGAAGAGATTGAGGTGCGTGAGATTTTCGAAATAGAGAATGAGGATGAGATTACATTCGTTCTTAATGTTCTCTTTAAGACAAAAGACAATAGATTCATTAATCAAGCGATTCAATATGTAAAAACAAAAGTGGTAAAAAATTATGGAATAGATAATACTACACTACTTGCATTTCAATATCTGAGTTTATTCAATCAAAGTGAAGTGGAAGATTATTTCCTTTATTATTTGACTAACATTGAGTTAGGAAACGACCGATTAACTGCAGTAGTAAAAGAATATTTTAGCTAAAAAGTAAATGACTCTAATGAGGGTGAAACATTTTGAAATATTTAAATGAGTTAGTCTCACAATTTAGAATTGATAAAATTCCTATGAGTCCTTGTACAAACGAAGATTTAATTAATGTGAGAAAAATGATTAGCGATCAAACATTACCAATGGCTTATATTGAATTTCTTGAAACAATGGGAAACGGCACTGATCATACCTTTTTGCGTGGTGAATCATGTTTTATGGATGAATTGTTAGAGTTAAATGAAGGGGGAGCAGAATTGTTAGAAGAAAATAATGTACCACTAAAGCTTACTTCAAACGATTTTGTATTTTGGATGAGTCAAGGTTGTATGTTTTGCTTCTTTAAATTAGATGAAGGTGAAAATCCACCTGTCTACTTTTACTCAGAAGGTAAAAAGAAGGATGGCTTTTATAAGATTACAGATACTTTCACAGAATTCTTGCAACGCAGGTATATTAAAGATAGGTATATATTTCAAAAAAAAGAATAAGAAAAGATCTTGAATAAAGAAATAACCAATACTTATTAAAAGATTTTTGTAAGGGTTGCTAAAGATAATACGTTAATGATGCCTTAGCTAATAAAGTTGGAGGAAAGTATGGTGTATTCAAATAATGACGAAGTTGGTTTAAAAAGAGATTTATACGAACGATCAAAACCTGGGATGATTGATACTTCAGCGGTAAGCCCTAATTGGTTCACTTTTACGGATCGTGAATGGGAAGCATTACAAAAGGATTTCTTTGAAAAGCCTCTTGACGGCTTGTTGGTTGATTTAGTCTCGATATTTAGAAAAGGGAATCCCAATTACATCAATTTAGGTAGCCTGTTCGGCATTGAAAAAAAGAGGATAGATGACATGAAAAAGATTATCTACACTGTTAATCAGGTGAATCGGAAGGAAAACGACATTACTAATGTGACAATGTTTCTTGATTCTGATAGTCATAAAATTACCGAGATTTATTTACATATGCAAGTACTACCTTATATGAATGAACTTAAATGCAGGATCGAGGAGAACTATTCCGATTTACTTGTTAATGTTAGCAATGAGCTTGTAATTATTGATAGAGATTATAAATTAATGCTTAAAGAGTGATTTTGTGAAAATAAGTAATCCATTAATTTATAGGATAATTTTGAAAGGGGGGGATATAGATGTCTAGACCAAAACTTTCTGCATCACAAGCGTTGAAAATTGCACAAGAGTACATCAATGAACGTAACAAGCACATCATGGGGTTTAACAAACACTACATTCCATCGACCATTGACAGTGACATAGATAAATCTGTTCAGTATTATGAAGATTTTTTTGCATTGACGGGCGGCGCTTGGATTGTTGAGTTAGACTTTAGGGATTTTGAAGAGCTTTTGGTTGTTTCTGATGAACAAAAAGTTATTTCTTTTTGGATATTAGGAATCGATAGAAATAAAATACCTGAAATATACACTAAGTTAACCACTGACCAATTGCTCCAAATTGCTCAAAGCTATAATGACGAGTATGATTTAGAGGGAGTAATCTATCCTAATCACGGTGAGTCAATATTTTTTTATGAGAAATTTGAACATGTTGAAGGGTACTCATGGATTATTAATATGAACGTACCCCCTTCACCTTATGGCGGGGGTGATATGGTAAGTCTGGTTTTTTCTGATGAAAAAGCGTGTGTTGAATATATGTTTGATCCGTCAGGCTACCCGATTGCCCCTCATTCAGATGACGATTAAGATATGGCTTATTCCAACTTGAATCATGAGTTAGGAGTGAGCCTTTTTATATGTATCGGAATTTATGGGATCATAAAAAGTCTTAGCGAGTTCAACTAGCACAGAAAATTGGAGGGAGTTTAATGTTTATAAAAAATGACGAAAGCATTAATGCGAAGTTTCTTTATAGAAAGCCTGTAGTTATTGGGGTATTGGACGATAGTGATAATGATTTCAATGATATGAGCTGGATGGTGGATAACTCGTGGGAATTGTTAAAAGTGAAATTTTCAGAAAGTTCTTTTCAGGAGTTAGTTGTAGGGTTGGTGGAAATATTTATAGGTGGACAACCAAACTACTCAACACTAGGTGAAATGTTCGGTAATGATACAAAGGTGGAGGGGGATGTTGAGAAAGTAGTATACAAAATAAGCAATATTGAAAGAAATTCAAATGATATTATAAGAGTGGAGATGTACCTAGACCCTATAAATCGAAATATTAAAGACCTATTTTTATATGTTCAGGAAGGGTTAGATAAGTTAAAACTTAAAGAAATACTTAACGAAAAATATGAGGGCGTATCCATTGAATTAAATAGCGAGTTTATTATTACAGGTAAGGATTACAGAATCATCATCGGCGGCAAATAAAAAGAGGAGATTTTAAAATGAAAATAAACGATCCGATTTTTGGTGAACTTGAGTATAACTATACTTGGGCTAAGGATACTACGATTCATTTTTTTGGAAAAGAAACTGAGATTGCATTGATGATCGATGGTGAAGAAGATGGCAAGTTTGATGAAGATCAGTATACGGCGTATCAATCTTTAATGCAAAACTGGCAGCAATTACAGCAAAGCTTCTTGCAACCCATTTTAGACTATTACCAACAAAAACGATATGAACTGGGTTATGATATTGAATTTAATGAGTATTATCCCTTAGTTGCAACAACCGGCCAACTTCTTGAGATGATTACTTTGGTTGGAATTGTTGTTTCATATGCAGGGATTTATGAAGGCCGAGATATCGGAATACTTTTTGATTGTACATGGGATATAGAGAATGGAGTGGGAATTCGTTTATTGAATGAAAAAGTAACTGTAGTAGGCTATCAGGATGTTGCGATTTGAATAACTTATCATATGATGTGAAAGAAATACTGGTACAAGCAGGCTGGAACCCAAATAATAAGGTTGATTTAAGCGAGACAGTAAAGTTTTTAGAAGCAATGGGGTATCAAGTATTCGATTCAGTGATTGCTGCACTAAGAGTATTTGGTGGAATCGAATATAAATTTAAGCATCCCGATGGAAGTTTGGAAACCTTTATATTTAGTCCTGAAGAAGCTGTTGGGGATTATTATGAAAAAGAAGACTTTGAGGAATTCGAGGCGCGAGTAAAAGAGCCGCTTGTTGTAGTTGGAGAAGCATATCGCGGAAATTTAATAATGTTTATTTCGAAATCCGGGAAGGTATACGGAAAAAATGGATATTCTTTATTCAAGTTCGGAGATAACATTTTCGAAGCCCTAGATACTTTATGTTTATTTAGAAAACCAGAAGAGGTATAACCCGGGAACAGATAGACTTGTGGCAAAGGTGGTTTGATAAGTTATGAAGAACGGAATATACAGCAATTTAGTTGAGGAAGTTATTCAATTCTCTAATTCTATTATGGATTTCCCGAAAATAGCGAGAGCCCAAAATATCGTTATAATTAATCAATATGAAGAGGCGAAAAGGCTAGCCGGTACTGAAGTTTTTGGTGAAGATGAGTATACTTGGTCTGATATA carries:
- a CDS encoding SMI1/KNR4 family protein, coding for MKYLNELVSQFRIDKIPMSPCTNEDLINVRKMISDQTLPMAYIEFLETMGNGTDHTFLRGESCFMDELLELNEGGAELLEENNVPLKLTSNDFVFWMSQGCMFCFFKLDEGENPPVYFYSEGKKKDGFYKITDTFTEFLQRRYIKDRYIFQKKE
- a CDS encoding DUF6985 domain-containing protein, giving the protein MKINDPIFGELEYNYTWAKDTTIHFFGKETEIALMIDGEEDGKFDEDQYTAYQSLMQNWQQLQQSFLQPILDYYQQKRYELGYDIEFNEYYPLVATTGQLLEMITLVGIVVSYAGIYEGRDIGILFDCTWDIENGVGIRLLNEKVTVVGYQDVAI
- a CDS encoding SUKH-3 domain-containing protein; the protein is MNNLSYDVKEILVQAGWNPNNKVDLSETVKFLEAMGYQVFDSVIAALRVFGGIEYKFKHPDGSLETFIFSPEEAVGDYYEKEDFEEFEARVKEPLVVVGEAYRGNLIMFISKSGKVYGKNGYSLFKFGDNIFEALDTLCLFRKPEEV